Part of the Brassica oleracea var. oleracea cultivar TO1000 chromosome C8, BOL, whole genome shotgun sequence genome is shown below.
ATATATTGTTTAAAATGTTTATATAGAAAAATATAATAGTATAATATAATAACCTTTAGTTCATATACTATTTAAAAAATAGTTTATTAGAAAACTATGAAATTTTAGTAATTTATTTAAAATATTAATGACAAATACAATTTTGATTATAATTTTTTAATAATAACAAAATATGTTGAGAAAAATAAAGAAAATATTACCAAAAATTCATTATATAAAATAATATATCAATGTAGTAACAAAAATAAATTCAAAATTCGTGTAATCTTCCAAACCCAAAATAGTAGTGTAATTTTTCAAAATTTTCTTGACAAAATATAAAATTTTGAAAATAAATATTCAAACTCAAAATGATAATATTTCAAATTTTACAAAGATAAATCATAGATAATAATGAATAACTTTTTGAAATGCAGGACGAAAAAACTATATATGTTGTAAAAATTAAAGCAATCTAATATTTTGAAATCTTAATTAAAAATAAAAAGAAAACTTAATATCATAACATCCAAAATATCACATATTAATAAATTTTACGAAAATAATATGATTGATGCTACTTTGTATAAATTTACCATAATAATAGGGCTATATTATTTAAACAAAACATTGTTTTTACTTATAATTTCTGTAAAATACTAAAATAATATATGTTAAGGTATATTTTTTTTAAAACAATATGTAAATATAAATTATCTTAAACATATTTCTTTTCTATAATATAAATAAATAAATTTTAAAAATGTATTATAGCAAAATGTATAAATTAAAAAAAAAACAATTTTGAAAGAGGTTATCTATTTGATTATTTCATATTGTTATTTTATTGTATCTAACTCAAAAATATATTAGTAAGTAATAAAAATTAATAACAAAGTAAAATGTATTAAAAATACTATATATTAATAATACCGAATAAGAAATATAAAAAATAATATTATAAAGTGTCACAATATATAATACTAAAATGGAAATTGCATATTTAAAACATTTGTAATAATATCAAATACATTTATAAAATGAGAAAATATCCGTATTTTTAAAAGCCCACTAATAAAAAAAAAATAGCAAGTATTAAAAACTATAGAACAGAAACACGTAAACCCTTAATCACACCACTAGGAATCATAAGAACACAATGGCGACGGCAGTAGAGAAAACGAAACCTTCTCAATCTCCGCCTCCTCCTCCAACGTCGTTTTCATCGTTACCTCACGATGTAGTCCTCAACTGTTTGGCTCGCGTCTCAAGAAGCTATAGTCCAATCTTATCTCTCGTCTCCAAGAGTTTCCGAACACTCATGAGTTCACCTGAGCTCCATGCAACACGAGCCCTAATCGGGAAAACAGAGTACGTCTGCTTAGACCTTGACAATAATAACAGTAAACCTCACTGGTTCACACTTTCACAGATCCCCAAACAACAGAAACTCATACCAATCTCTCTGACTCACCACAAAGTTCATAATTCATCATCGGTTTTTTTCGGTTGGTTCAGCGATCGATCAGTGTAGTAGACTCCCCAGAAGAGCAAGAGAATCAGAAACGTGTCGATCCTCGACTGTGGAACTCATCAGTGTCGTACTCCCCAAATTGCGAGTACCTCGAAGAACTCCAGAAGTCTACAGGGATGTAGTCCACGGTAACATCTATGTGGTAGGAGGCAGCAGGAATTAATAGTAAGGACTGTGGAGAGGTTTACAATCCAAAGATCCAAATGTGGGAGCCGTTATCGCCGACTGTGGATCTAGATGGATTGAAAAAGTGTGTCCCCTTGAATATTTGCACAGTAGAGGGAGATAATAATTGCACAGTAGAGGGAGATAATAACGTGAGGTATGAAATATCGGTTGAGAAAGGAAAACTAGTTTGGCGCAATATTGTAGAGGGTTGGAGTTTGGTCAGGGGACTTGAAAGGTTGTCTTCAAAATCATATTTTCCTGATAATCTTGTTTCGGTGGCGAGTTTGGGCAGAGGAGGAAGAGTGGCGGTTTGGTGGAAGACGGTGGAGGTTGGTCGTCAAGGTCGGCCTTATACTCTCCAATTCAAAACTAATATTTGGTGTGTAGAGATTTCGTTTGAGATGCGACCATGCTTGCATCCTTCGGGATTACAGTTTGATGATGAGCTTTGGGGATTTGTGGAATGGTCTAAGAGTGTGTTTACCTTCTTTTTTTTTTTTTGCTAAACTGTAAATATCATTAATCTTAATGAAATGTTTGTCCTAAACAAGTTAAGACTTTTACACACACTTATTTCTTGGCAAAAGTTAGATAAAAAACAAGAAAGTCAGTAGATTTTGAACTAGAGATGGTGGTCATCTAATCCAAAGGGTCATTAGTCCTAAGAAGTTCCTCTTTTGCTGTCTCGCAGTGATGGCATTCTTGATATCTCGGTCTATGAGCTTGAACACCTGCTGCGGGGAGAGATGCACACTGTTATAAAGGACGTTGTTACGATGTCTCCAAATGTGATAAATGGTCCCGTGACAGAGCAGCTTCCTGAGTGTTGAAGGAGCGTGTTTACCTTTGATGGATGTGATTCTAGTGATGACTTCTTTCTACATTCTGCTATTGTCACACTATGATTGAAGATCCCACTCATTCTCTTATTTTAGTTTTATGTAGTTTTTCTCCTTTCATTTTCTTGTTGTTCTCTTTATCATTTGCTTCAGTAAACATATCTACTTTCAGTACGTATTATCTTTTGTTCTGACAATACAAAGCATGATTTAGTTTTGCTTTTTACATTCCCAATAGTGTACACCAAATTGCATCTATAAAGTTGGGTTTACACAAAGTAATA
Proteins encoded:
- the LOC106309015 gene encoding LOW QUALITY PROTEIN: putative F-box/kelch-repeat protein At5g02980 (The sequence of the model RefSeq protein was modified relative to this genomic sequence to represent the inferred CDS: inserted 4 bases in 2 codons), which gives rise to MATAVEKTKPSQSPPPPPTSFSSLPHDVVLNCLARVSRSYSPILSLVSKSFRTLMSSPELHATRALIGKTEYVCLDLDNNNSKPHWFTLSQIPKQQKLIPISLTHHKTPQKSKRIRNVSILDCGTHQCRXLPKLRVPRRTPEVYRDVVHGNIYVVGGSRNXNSKDCGEVYNPKIQMWEPLSPTVDLDGLKKCVPLNICTVEGDNNCTVEGDNNVRYEISVEKGKLVWRNIVEGWSLVRGLERLSSKSYFPDNLVSVASLGRGGRVAVWWKTVEVGRQGRPYTLQFKTNIWCVEISFEMRPCLHPSGLQFDDELWGFVEWSKSVVFTFDGCDSSDDFFLHSAIVTL